The Janthinobacterium lividum genome has a window encoding:
- a CDS encoding glycosyltransferase, with translation MDYWPNIDAVQWFVRHVWPALRRQFPQLQFYIVGSAPVPAVAALARVAGVVVTGKVPDIRPYLAGAALAVAPLRIARGVQNKVLEAMAMGKIVLATPQALEGIAAQPGLELLLARDDAEFIHHAARVLRNAQGDAAEGSGAAMAAAARQLVLQDYDWERNLRGLGAMLGLPTDAAVSGAAAPVLPVPEIST, from the coding sequence ATGGATTACTGGCCGAACATCGACGCCGTGCAATGGTTCGTGCGCCACGTCTGGCCCGCCCTGCGGCGCCAGTTTCCCCAGTTGCAGTTCTATATCGTCGGCAGCGCGCCCGTACCCGCCGTGGCGGCGCTGGCGCGCGTGGCCGGCGTGGTGGTGACGGGCAAGGTGCCCGACATCCGGCCTTACCTGGCCGGCGCTGCGCTGGCCGTGGCGCCCCTGCGCATCGCCCGCGGCGTGCAAAACAAGGTGCTTGAAGCGATGGCGATGGGCAAGATCGTGCTGGCCACGCCGCAGGCGCTGGAAGGCATCGCCGCCCAGCCGGGCCTGGAACTGCTGCTGGCGCGCGACGATGCCGAATTCATCCACCATGCCGCGCGCGTGCTGCGCAATGCCCAGGGCGACGCGGCCGAAGGGAGCGGCGCGGCCATGGCGGCGGCGGCGCGCCAGCTGGTCTTGCAGGATTACGACTGGGAGCGCAATCTGCGCGGCCTGGGCGCCATGCTGGGCCTGCCTACCGATGCGGCTGTCAGCGGCGCCGCCGCGCCTGTGCTCCCCGTGCCGGAGATATCCACATGA
- a CDS encoding TIGR04063 family PEP-CTERM/XrtA system glycosyltransferase yields the protein MRILHILDHSLPLHSGYTFRTLAILRQQRALGWHTMQLTSAKQGPSDGAQQLVDGWHFYRTAPDARWWARLPVLRQVAVIIGLAVRLRKLARQTRPDILHAHSPALNAIAALNAGRALGIPVVYEVRAFWEDAAADHGSSRPGGLRYRLTRALETYALRRADAVTTICDGLRRELRARGVPAHKITVIPNAVDAGAFSITAPEDLWLAHKLGLHGHLVIGFIGSFYAYEGLALLLRAMPRLLAAQPALRLLLAGGGPQETALRALAAQLDVEHAVVFAGRVPHAQVAAYYRLVDICVYPRLPMRLTELVTPLKPLEAMAQGRLVVASDVGGHRELIEHGKTGMLFRAGDAEALAQTVLKLLLAPASWPALRRQARTFVETERSWGASVGRYAPVYARVAAGAVGVMP from the coding sequence ATGCGCATCCTGCACATCCTCGACCACTCGCTGCCCCTGCACAGCGGCTACACCTTCCGCACGCTGGCCATCTTGCGGCAGCAGCGCGCGCTGGGCTGGCACACCATGCAGCTCACCAGTGCCAAGCAGGGACCGTCCGATGGCGCGCAGCAGCTGGTCGACGGCTGGCATTTCTACCGCACGGCGCCCGATGCACGCTGGTGGGCGCGCCTGCCCGTGCTGCGGCAAGTGGCCGTCATCATCGGCCTGGCCGTGCGCCTGCGCAAGCTGGCACGGCAAACCAGGCCCGACATCCTGCATGCGCATTCGCCCGCCCTGAACGCCATCGCTGCCCTCAACGCGGGCCGCGCGCTGGGCATTCCCGTCGTGTATGAAGTGCGCGCCTTCTGGGAAGACGCGGCCGCCGACCATGGCAGCAGCCGGCCCGGCGGCCTGCGCTACCGGCTCACGCGGGCGCTGGAAACCTACGCGCTGCGCCGCGCCGACGCCGTCACCACCATTTGCGACGGCTTGCGGCGCGAGCTGCGCGCGCGCGGCGTGCCTGCGCATAAAATCACCGTGATTCCGAACGCCGTCGATGCCGGGGCCTTCAGCATCACGGCGCCCGAAGACCTGTGGCTGGCGCACAAACTGGGCTTGCATGGCCACCTGGTTATCGGCTTCATCGGCTCGTTTTATGCCTACGAAGGGCTGGCCCTGCTGCTGCGCGCCATGCCGCGCCTGCTGGCGGCGCAGCCGGCGCTGCGGCTGCTGCTGGCCGGCGGCGGTCCACAGGAAACGGCGCTGCGCGCGCTGGCGGCGCAATTGGACGTTGAACACGCCGTCGTCTTCGCGGGCAGAGTGCCGCATGCGCAGGTGGCCGCTTATTATCGGCTGGTCGACATCTGCGTGTATCCGCGCCTGCCCATGCGCCTGACGGAGCTGGTAACGCCCTTGAAACCGCTCGAAGCGATGGCCCAGGGCCGTCTCGTGGTGGCGTCCGACGTGGGCGGCCACCGCGAGCTGATCGAACATGGCAAGACTGGCATGCTGTTTCGCGCCGGCGACGCCGAGGCCCTGGCGCAGACTGTATTGAAGCTGCTGCTGGCGCCCGCCAGCTGGCCGGCGCTGCGGCGCCAGGCGCGCACTTTCGTCGAGACGGAGCGCAGCTGGGGCGCCAGCGTGGGCCGCTACGCGCCCGTGTATGCGCGCGTGGCGGCGGGTGCCGTCGGAGTCATGCCATGA
- a CDS encoding TIGR03088 family PEP-CTERM/XrtA system glycosyltransferase yields the protein MHVIHQLDVGGLENGLINLINHLPPERYRHAIVCMKNATAFRQRLTTPGVDIISLDKRDGKDWRHYLHLYRVLKQLRPALVHTRNLGCLEAQLLACLAGVRLRVHGEHGRDMSDLHGTRRKYRLLRKCMLPLVQHFIAVSADLGRWLVDAIGAAPTQVSHIGNGVDSVQFHPRLGPPAAVGPPGFLCNGAFVIGSVGRMAAVKDHASLVHAFLLLLAQPGARARLRLIIVGDGPCRQACLDLLQQAGVAHLAWLPGARDDVAQLLRAMDLFVLPSLAEGSSNTILEAMATGLPIVATQVGGNGELVQSGWSGTLVPPDSPEMLADAMLDYYSMPELGPRHGARGRRQVLAEHSLPAMAGAYLAVYDRLTGARQPSPLSTTP from the coding sequence GTGCACGTGATCCACCAACTCGACGTGGGCGGGCTGGAAAACGGCTTGATTAACCTGATCAACCATTTGCCGCCGGAGCGCTACCGGCACGCCATCGTCTGCATGAAGAATGCCACCGCGTTTCGCCAGCGCCTGACCACCCCAGGTGTCGATATCATCAGCCTGGACAAGCGCGATGGCAAGGACTGGCGCCACTACCTGCACCTGTACCGCGTACTGAAACAGCTGCGTCCTGCACTCGTGCACACGCGCAACCTGGGCTGCCTCGAAGCGCAGCTGCTGGCCTGCCTGGCCGGCGTGCGCTTGCGCGTGCATGGCGAACACGGGCGCGACATGAGCGACTTGCATGGCACCCGCCGCAAATACCGGTTGCTGCGCAAATGCATGTTGCCGCTGGTGCAGCACTTCATTGCCGTCAGCGCCGACCTGGGACGATGGCTGGTCGATGCCATCGGCGCGGCGCCCACGCAGGTGTCGCACATCGGCAATGGCGTCGACAGCGTGCAATTTCATCCGCGCCTGGGTCCGCCGGCCGCCGTGGGACCGCCCGGTTTCCTGTGCAATGGCGCCTTCGTCATCGGCAGCGTGGGCCGCATGGCGGCCGTCAAGGACCATGCCTCGCTGGTGCACGCCTTCCTGCTGTTGCTGGCGCAACCGGGCGCCCGCGCGCGCCTGCGCCTGATCATCGTCGGCGACGGGCCGTGCCGCCAGGCCTGCCTGGATCTGTTGCAGCAGGCCGGCGTGGCCCATCTTGCCTGGCTGCCCGGCGCGCGCGATGACGTGGCGCAACTGCTGCGCGCCATGGACCTGTTCGTGCTGCCGTCCCTGGCCGAAGGCAGCTCGAACACCATCCTCGAAGCGATGGCGACGGGGCTGCCCATCGTCGCCACGCAGGTGGGCGGCAATGGGGAACTGGTGCAGTCTGGCTGGAGCGGCACCCTGGTGCCGCCTGATTCGCCCGAGATGCTGGCCGACGCCATGCTCGACTACTACAGCATGCCCGAACTGGGCCCGCGCCACGGCGCGCGCGGGCGGCGCCAGGTGCTGGCCGAACACAGCCTGCCCGCCATGGCCGGCGCCTACCTGGCCGTGTACGACCGCCTGACCGGCGCGCGCCAGCCATCCCCCCTGTCTACCACTCCCTGA
- a CDS encoding FemAB family XrtA/PEP-CTERM system-associated protein, with amino-acid sequence MHEASLPFDPAPSRASIAVRSLQGHEHARWDAFVETCPEATFFHRAGWQTIMQQGFHHDSHFLYAEQDGRIAGVLPLAHLRSRLFGSSLVSLPFCVYGGIAGGSAAVRQALDSAAQALARRLGVGHLEYRWREVPENTQLSPDASWLHKPLYATFRRSLHPDAEQNLLAIPRKQRAVVRKAMAGGLHSAIEHDLERFFPIYAASVHRLGTPVFARRHFALLRTVFGDACDILTVYHGRQAQASVLLFYFRDEVLPYYGGGTPLARSTGANDFMYWEAMRRASARGCRQFDFGRSKLGTGAYDFKKNWGFIAQPLPYAYKLVRARALPEVNPLNPKYALFIRAWRRLPLPLANLLGPHLVRQLG; translated from the coding sequence ATGCACGAGGCCAGCCTTCCGTTCGACCCGGCACCATCCCGCGCCTCCATCGCCGTGCGCTCCCTGCAAGGGCACGAGCATGCGCGCTGGGATGCCTTTGTCGAAACGTGCCCGGAAGCAACCTTCTTTCACCGTGCCGGCTGGCAAACCATCATGCAGCAAGGTTTTCACCATGACAGCCATTTCCTGTACGCGGAACAGGATGGGCGCATCGCCGGCGTGCTGCCGCTGGCCCATCTACGCAGCCGCTTGTTCGGCTCCTCGCTCGTCTCGCTGCCCTTTTGCGTGTACGGCGGCATCGCCGGCGGCAGCGCGGCCGTGCGCCAGGCCCTCGACAGTGCCGCACAGGCGCTGGCGCGGCGCCTCGGCGTGGGACACCTGGAATACCGCTGGCGCGAGGTGCCAGAAAATACGCAACTCAGCCCGGACGCGTCTTGGCTGCACAAACCCCTGTACGCGACCTTCCGCCGCTCTCTGCATCCGGATGCGGAACAGAATCTGCTGGCGATACCCCGCAAGCAGCGCGCAGTCGTGCGCAAGGCCATGGCGGGCGGCCTGCACAGCGCCATCGAGCATGACCTCGAACGTTTCTTTCCGATTTACGCGGCCAGCGTGCACCGGTTGGGCACGCCCGTCTTCGCGCGCCGCCATTTTGCCCTGCTGCGCACGGTTTTTGGTGACGCTTGCGACATCCTCACCGTGTATCACGGCCGGCAGGCGCAAGCCAGCGTGCTGCTGTTCTATTTCCGCGATGAAGTGCTGCCATATTACGGTGGCGGCACGCCGCTGGCGCGCAGCACGGGCGCCAACGACTTCATGTACTGGGAAGCGATGCGCCGCGCCAGCGCGCGCGGCTGCCGCCAGTTCGATTTCGGCCGCAGCAAGCTGGGTACCGGGGCATACGACTTCAAGAAGAACTGGGGTTTTATTGCGCAGCCGCTGCCGTATGCCTACAAACTGGTGCGCGCCAGGGCCTTGCCGGAAGTCAATCCCCTGAATCCGAAGTACGCGCTGTTCATCCGCGCCTGGCGCCGCCTGCCGCTGCCGCTGGCCAACCTGCTGGGGCCGCACCTCGTGCGGCAATTGGGCTAA
- a CDS encoding XrtA system polysaccharide deacetylase, with translation MTSPPSSLILRNALTIDVEDYFQVSAFAPHFARADWPRLECRVEANIERILLLLEARRIHATFFTLGWIAERYPAMLRRVADAGHEVASHGYAHLRACDQSAAQFADDVRHSKTILEQVTGLAVRGYRAPSFSIGAANLWAFDVLQEAGYRYSSSIYPIRHDHYGMPDAPRFAWRPRGPHGMLELPVSTVRLRGRNLPAGGGGYFRLMPYALSRWLLRRINSRDGQAGIFYFHPWELDPGQPRPLGLSAKTRFRHYLNLGRMEARLARLTRDFSWDRMDRIFLEST, from the coding sequence ATGACGTCGCCGCCTTCATCTTTGATATTGCGCAATGCGCTGACCATCGACGTGGAAGACTATTTCCAGGTGTCCGCCTTTGCGCCGCACTTCGCGCGTGCCGACTGGCCGCGCCTGGAATGCCGGGTCGAAGCGAATATCGAGCGCATCCTGCTGCTGCTGGAGGCGCGGCGCATCCACGCCACCTTTTTTACCCTGGGCTGGATCGCCGAGCGCTATCCGGCCATGCTGCGCCGCGTGGCGGACGCCGGACACGAAGTGGCCAGCCACGGCTATGCGCACCTGCGCGCCTGCGATCAGTCAGCCGCGCAGTTTGCCGACGATGTGCGCCACAGCAAGACCATCCTCGAGCAAGTGACGGGGCTGGCCGTGCGCGGCTACCGGGCGCCCAGCTTTTCCATCGGCGCGGCCAATCTGTGGGCCTTCGACGTGCTGCAGGAAGCGGGCTACCGCTACAGTTCCAGCATCTACCCGATCCGCCATGACCATTACGGCATGCCGGACGCTCCCCGCTTCGCCTGGCGCCCGCGCGGGCCGCACGGCATGCTGGAACTGCCCGTCAGCACCGTGCGCCTGCGCGGGCGTAACCTGCCGGCCGGTGGCGGCGGCTATTTTCGATTGATGCCGTATGCACTGTCGCGCTGGCTTTTGCGACGCATCAATTCGCGCGACGGGCAAGCTGGCATATTCTATTTTCATCCTTGGGAACTCGATCCCGGCCAGCCGCGCCCGCTTGGCTTGAGCGCGAAGACGCGCTTTCGCCACTACCTGAACCTGGGGCGCATGGAGGCGCGGCTGGCGCGCCTGACGCGCGATTTTTCCTGGGACCGCATGGACCGTATTTTTCTGGAAAGCACATGA